In one window of Rhizobium oryzihabitans DNA:
- the moaA gene encoding GTP 3',8-cyclase MoaA encodes MNSFPGSLERAQSLTENNAPMVDPFGRAISYLRVSVTDRCDFRCTYCMSEHMTFLPKKDLLTLEELDRLCSLFITRGVRKLRLTGGEPLVRKNIMSLVRNLGRHLRTGALDELTLTTNGSQLAKFAGELADCGVRRINVSLDTLDADKFRQITRWGDLDRVMEGLDAAQAAGIKIKLNAVALKDFNETEIAELMRFAHGRGMDLTVIETMPMGEIEEDRTDRYLPLSKLRADLEQSFTFIDSDYQTGGPARYVTVRETGGRLGFITPMTHNFCESCNRVRLTCTGTLYMCLGQDDAADLRTALRASDSDAYLSSAIDEAILRKPKGHDFIIDRTHKRPAVARHMSVTGG; translated from the coding sequence GTGAACAGTTTCCCCGGATCGCTTGAAAGAGCGCAATCCCTGACGGAAAACAACGCACCGATGGTCGACCCCTTCGGTCGGGCGATAAGCTATCTGCGCGTTTCGGTGACCGACCGCTGCGATTTCCGCTGCACCTATTGCATGTCCGAACACATGACTTTCCTGCCGAAGAAGGACCTTCTGACACTGGAGGAACTCGACCGGCTCTGTTCCCTCTTCATCACAAGGGGCGTGCGCAAGCTAAGGCTTACCGGCGGCGAACCGCTGGTGCGCAAGAACATCATGTCGCTGGTGAGGAACCTCGGCCGCCATCTGCGCACTGGCGCGCTGGACGAACTGACGCTAACCACCAACGGCTCGCAGCTTGCCAAATTCGCCGGGGAACTCGCCGATTGCGGCGTCAGGCGCATCAACGTCTCGCTCGACACGCTGGATGCTGACAAATTCCGCCAGATCACCCGCTGGGGCGATCTCGACCGTGTGATGGAAGGGCTGGACGCCGCACAGGCCGCCGGCATCAAGATCAAGCTCAACGCCGTGGCGCTGAAGGATTTCAACGAGACGGAAATTGCCGAGCTCATGCGTTTTGCCCATGGTCGCGGCATGGATCTGACGGTCATCGAAACCATGCCGATGGGCGAGATAGAGGAAGACCGGACAGACCGTTATCTGCCGCTCTCCAAGCTGCGCGCCGATCTGGAGCAAAGCTTCACGTTCATCGACAGCGACTACCAGACCGGCGGCCCCGCCCGTTACGTCACGGTCAGGGAAACGGGCGGCAGGCTGGGTTTCATCACGCCGATGACCCATAATTTCTGCGAAAGCTGCAACCGCGTCCGCCTCACCTGCACCGGCACGCTTTATATGTGCCTCGGCCAGGATGATGCGGCCGACCTGCGCACCGCGCTGCGCGCTTCCGACAGCGACGCCTATCTTTCCAGCGCCATAGACGAGGCCATTCTGCGCAAGCCGAAGGGTCATGATTTCATCATCGACCGCACGCATAAGCGCCCCGCCGTCGCCCGCCATATGAGCGTGACCGGCGGCTGA
- a CDS encoding multidrug effflux MFS transporter, with amino-acid sequence MNNGRFLDRTTPPHIITLVVIAGVAALCMNVFLPSLAAMALYFEIDYAVMQFAVSGYLAATACLQLIIGPLSDLFGRRPVMLASIAIMIVATLVCMLAPNITVFMIGRVAQAAVVSGFVLARAIVRDMVPMEQAASMIGYVTMGMSVVPMVGPTVGGLLNDISGWQSSFALLALLGVGILALAWFDLGETNHNRSASFSQQFHAWPELLRSPLFWGYALTSTFSSGMFFSFLGGAPFVGSVLYGLAPAMLGLQFFFMASGYMLGNFVSGRYASQIGITRMMLSGNVIAIAGIVTAIVLISTGAESPYAFFVPLALIGVGNGVTLPSANAGMVSVQPHLAGSASGLGGAMTIGGGAVLSVLASSVLSREDGTWPLLIVMLATGLVALLTTYVVRLQEKRQ; translated from the coding sequence ATGAACAACGGCCGTTTTCTTGACCGGACCACCCCGCCCCACATCATCACGCTGGTCGTCATCGCCGGCGTCGCAGCGCTGTGCATGAATGTGTTCCTGCCCTCGCTTGCGGCCATGGCGCTTTATTTCGAGATCGATTACGCGGTCATGCAATTTGCCGTATCCGGCTATCTCGCCGCCACCGCCTGCCTGCAGCTCATCATCGGCCCGCTATCCGATCTCTTCGGACGCCGCCCGGTCATGCTCGCCAGCATCGCGATCATGATCGTCGCCACCCTCGTCTGCATGCTGGCGCCCAATATTACCGTCTTCATGATCGGGCGCGTGGCGCAGGCGGCCGTCGTTTCCGGTTTCGTGCTCGCCCGGGCCATCGTGCGCGACATGGTACCAATGGAACAGGCGGCGTCGATGATCGGCTATGTCACCATGGGTATGTCGGTGGTGCCGATGGTCGGCCCGACGGTTGGCGGCCTGCTCAACGACATTTCCGGCTGGCAGTCGAGCTTCGCGCTTCTCGCCCTCCTCGGCGTCGGCATTCTGGCGCTCGCCTGGTTTGATCTCGGCGAAACCAACCACAACAGATCGGCAAGCTTTTCGCAGCAGTTCCATGCCTGGCCCGAGCTTCTGCGCTCGCCGCTGTTCTGGGGTTATGCGCTGACCTCGACCTTCTCGTCCGGCATGTTCTTTTCCTTCCTCGGCGGCGCGCCCTTCGTCGGCAGCGTGCTTTATGGCCTTGCGCCGGCCATGCTCGGCCTGCAATTCTTCTTCATGGCCAGCGGTTACATGCTCGGCAACTTCGTCTCCGGCCGTTATGCCAGCCAGATCGGCATCACCCGCATGATGCTGTCGGGCAATGTCATCGCCATTGCCGGCATCGTCACGGCCATTGTGCTGATCTCCACGGGGGCGGAAAGCCCCTATGCGTTTTTCGTGCCGCTCGCCCTCATCGGTGTCGGAAACGGTGTTACCCTGCCGAGCGCCAATGCCGGCATGGTCAGCGTCCAGCCGCATCTGGCTGGCTCGGCATCCGGTCTCGGCGGCGCCATGACCATTGGCGGCGGCGCAGTGCTTTCGGTACTCGCCTCCTCGGTCCTGTCCAGGGAGGACGGAACCTGGCCGCTCCTTATCGTGATGCTGGCGACCGGCCTTGTCGCCCTCCTCACCACCTATGTCGTAAGGCTGCAGGAGAAGCGGCAATGA
- a CDS encoding DMT family transporter, whose protein sequence is MALTDNTRGALLMALAMASFTANDALTKSVTPYINTGQIMFVRGIMTVVLIYIAARHFGALRPLKTLLRPIIILRCLCEVTAAVLYLTALGLIEFSNASAILQSLPLIVTLGAALFLREPVGWRRWAAIITGFIGVLIIIRPGPEGFTSGALLVVASLAVTAARDLLTRKMYADVPSLAITVITAFVNMAVGGLLIQPFGGWQPMNFMILSHLAGSAILVLVGYQAIILAMRTGEISFVAPFRYTSLLWGFMIGVFFFNEKIDSFTIVGAMIVIGSGLYTFYRESLRKRSQMAKRAAATPTAATTVRPASVTKTAVTEEAGE, encoded by the coding sequence ATGGCATTGACGGATAATACGCGCGGCGCCCTCTTGATGGCGCTCGCCATGGCAAGCTTCACGGCCAACGACGCGCTGACGAAATCCGTCACCCCCTACATCAACACCGGCCAGATCATGTTCGTGCGCGGCATCATGACGGTGGTGCTGATCTATATCGCCGCACGGCATTTCGGCGCGCTCCGGCCCCTGAAAACCCTGCTCCGGCCCATCATCATCCTGCGCTGTCTCTGCGAGGTGACAGCGGCCGTTCTCTATCTGACGGCGCTCGGCCTCATCGAATTTTCCAACGCCTCGGCCATATTGCAGTCCCTGCCGCTGATCGTGACGCTGGGTGCCGCACTCTTCCTGCGCGAACCGGTCGGCTGGCGGCGCTGGGCGGCGATCATCACCGGTTTCATCGGCGTGCTCATCATCATCAGGCCCGGCCCGGAAGGCTTCACGTCAGGCGCCCTGCTGGTCGTCGCCTCGCTGGCCGTTACCGCCGCACGCGATCTTCTGACCCGGAAAATGTATGCCGATGTGCCCTCGCTCGCCATCACCGTCATTACCGCCTTCGTCAACATGGCGGTGGGTGGCCTGCTGATCCAACCTTTCGGCGGCTGGCAGCCGATGAACTTCATGATCCTGTCGCATCTTGCCGGGTCCGCCATTCTGGTGCTGGTCGGCTATCAGGCGATCATTCTGGCAATGCGAACCGGCGAAATCTCCTTCGTCGCGCCGTTCCGTTACACCAGCCTGCTCTGGGGTTTCATGATCGGCGTGTTCTTCTTCAATGAAAAGATCGACAGTTTCACCATCGTCGGCGCCATGATCGTCATCGGTTCGGGTCTCTACACCTTCTACCGCGAAAGCCTGCGCAAGCGTTCGCAGATGGCCAAGCGCGCCGCCGCGACGCCCACGGCCGCAACCACGGTGCGGCCGGCTTCCGTAACGAAAACTGCCGTTACGGAAGAGGCGGGAGAGTGA
- a CDS encoding LysM peptidoglycan-binding domain-containing M23 family metallopeptidase, producing MFAAALLASVATGCSSDATRFSGLFSSGPDQMTTASIPTRQGGGAYGQAPVPQGDMNGGYASAAPQGGYANQNMAANSYPPSGGYGGNVQPSTARSASASPVQRSELSAPTAVASRDPATRNEAMAQPFPSAQRQAAPSLAAPAQQAAAPVADNLTTATVRSDKNGWHTDGASSVTLRPGESITTLSNRYGVPEKELLRVNGLKTASSAQAGQSILIPKFGQVRNAAKDAAGNIALNRNGDQPTPLRSPEGNVAVLPSQAAARDKVSSDAGKLTPPGGKPLPPSGGYKVQPGDSLAKIARENGVSVAALKAANGISNESIRVGQTLAMPGAGTDGIKTASVPAKEAAKAVETASAKPEPYKAPAAAATAPSAPAATASVSDIEKKSDMASVAPESTGIGKYRWPVRGAVINNFGDNVEGSRNDGINISVPEGTPIKAAENGVVIYAGNGLKQLGNTVLVRHDDGKVTVYGNAANLDVQRGQKVQRGQTIATSGMTGSAKRPQVHFEVRKDATPVNPSSFLE from the coding sequence ATGTTCGCAGCGGCATTGCTGGCAAGCGTCGCAACGGGCTGTAGCTCGGATGCAACGCGGTTCAGCGGCCTCTTTTCCAGTGGACCGGATCAGATGACGACGGCGTCAATTCCAACCCGGCAGGGTGGCGGTGCTTACGGGCAGGCCCCTGTTCCGCAGGGCGACATGAATGGCGGTTACGCCTCTGCCGCGCCGCAGGGCGGCTACGCCAACCAGAACATGGCGGCCAATTCCTATCCGCCTTCCGGCGGTTACGGCGGCAACGTTCAGCCTTCCACAGCCCGTTCGGCTTCGGCCTCTCCGGTGCAGCGCTCCGAACTGTCGGCGCCGACGGCGGTGGCGAGCCGCGATCCGGCGACGCGCAACGAAGCCATGGCCCAGCCTTTCCCATCCGCACAGCGGCAGGCCGCACCCTCTCTTGCAGCGCCCGCACAGCAGGCCGCCGCTCCCGTCGCCGACAATCTCACCACTGCAACCGTCCGCTCCGACAAGAATGGCTGGCATACGGACGGCGCTTCCTCGGTGACGCTGCGTCCCGGTGAAAGCATCACGACCCTGTCCAATCGCTACGGCGTTCCTGAAAAGGAACTGCTGCGGGTCAATGGTCTGAAGACAGCCTCTTCGGCGCAGGCCGGCCAGTCGATCCTCATTCCGAAATTCGGTCAGGTTCGCAACGCCGCCAAGGATGCGGCGGGCAACATCGCGCTCAACCGCAATGGCGACCAGCCGACACCGCTGCGCAGCCCCGAGGGGAATGTGGCCGTGCTGCCGTCGCAGGCGGCGGCCCGGGACAAGGTTTCCTCTGATGCCGGCAAGCTCACGCCTCCCGGTGGCAAGCCCTTGCCGCCAAGCGGTGGCTACAAGGTTCAGCCGGGCGACAGCCTGGCGAAAATCGCCCGTGAAAACGGCGTATCGGTTGCCGCACTGAAAGCCGCCAACGGCATTTCCAACGAGAGCATCCGTGTCGGCCAGACGCTTGCCATGCCGGGCGCCGGCACCGACGGCATCAAGACGGCCTCCGTTCCCGCCAAGGAAGCGGCAAAGGCAGTCGAAACCGCATCCGCCAAGCCGGAGCCTTACAAGGCGCCTGCTGCTGCCGCAACCGCACCGTCGGCGCCCGCCGCCACGGCAAGCGTCAGCGATATCGAGAAGAAGTCTGACATGGCTTCCGTCGCACCGGAATCCACGGGCATCGGCAAATATCGCTGGCCGGTCCGCGGCGCTGTCATCAACAATTTCGGCGACAATGTCGAAGGCAGCCGCAACGATGGCATCAACATCTCGGTTCCCGAGGGCACGCCGATCAAGGCAGCCGAAAACGGCGTGGTCATCTATGCGGGCAACGGGCTGAAGCAGCTCGGCAACACGGTTCTCGTCCGCCACGACGACGGCAAGGTCACCGTTTACGGCAACGCCGCCAATCTCGACGTGCAGCGCGGCCAGAAGGTGCAGCGCGGACAGACGATCGCTACATCGGGCATGACGGGCAGCGCCAAGCGTCCGCAGGTTCACTTCGAAGTTCGCAAGGATGCGACGCCGGTGAACCCCTCCAGTTTCCTTGAATAG
- the mobA gene encoding molybdenum cofactor guanylyltransferase MobA, translating into MTAPSRIPGLVLAGGLSRRMGTNKAMVMLGETPLLSHVVRRITPQVCDITINAANGWAESFGLPVLPDTVSGHAGPLAGVLAGMRRFQKHEAGGSHFLTVPADSPFFPDDLVARLSEHISDNAIVIAASSGQLHPVFALWPVALADDLEDWLKNDANRRIRAYLARHVTIGIAFPPLETAKGSLDPFFNINTPDELALARSHLESLAT; encoded by the coding sequence ATGACCGCCCCTTCCAGAATACCCGGTCTCGTGCTCGCCGGCGGCCTGTCGCGGCGCATGGGCACCAACAAGGCGATGGTGATGCTGGGCGAAACACCGCTGCTTTCCCACGTCGTGCGCCGCATCACACCGCAGGTCTGCGACATCACCATCAATGCGGCAAATGGCTGGGCCGAAAGCTTCGGCCTGCCCGTGCTGCCAGACACCGTAAGCGGCCACGCCGGACCGCTGGCCGGCGTTCTCGCCGGCATGCGCCGTTTCCAAAAGCACGAAGCCGGAGGAAGCCATTTCCTGACGGTGCCCGCCGACAGCCCTTTTTTCCCCGATGATCTCGTGGCCCGCCTTAGCGAACACATATCGGACAATGCGATCGTCATCGCCGCCTCCAGCGGCCAGCTTCATCCGGTTTTCGCGCTCTGGCCCGTGGCGCTTGCCGATGATCTGGAAGATTGGCTGAAAAACGATGCGAACCGGCGGATCCGCGCCTATCTGGCACGACACGTCACCATTGGCATTGCCTTTCCGCCGCTGGAAACCGCAAAGGGCAGCCTCGACCCTTTCTTCAACATCAACACGCCGGATGAACTGGCCCTGGCGCGAAGCCATCTGGAGAGCCTCGCGACATGA
- the mobB gene encoding molybdopterin-guanine dinucleotide biosynthesis protein B: MTAQKVFGIAGWKNSGKTGLAVRIVTELTARGYRVSTIKHAHHDFDIDKVGADSWRHRQAGAHEVTIVSGTRFAIMHELRGEPEPSFEDILSRLAPCDLVLIEGYKYEPVPKIEARRLEAAKTEQLAPLDPHIIAIAADHEVTDTALPVFDLDDTGAIADFIEKTVGLVRVNQG; encoded by the coding sequence ATGACGGCACAAAAGGTCTTCGGCATTGCCGGCTGGAAAAACTCGGGCAAGACCGGCCTTGCGGTGCGCATCGTCACCGAGCTGACGGCCCGGGGCTACCGTGTCTCCACCATCAAGCACGCCCATCATGATTTCGATATCGACAAGGTCGGCGCCGATAGCTGGCGTCACCGGCAGGCGGGCGCCCATGAGGTCACCATCGTCTCCGGTACCCGCTTCGCCATCATGCATGAGTTGCGCGGCGAACCGGAACCGTCTTTCGAGGACATCCTCTCCCGCCTCGCCCCCTGCGATCTCGTGCTGATCGAAGGTTATAAATACGAGCCGGTGCCGAAGATCGAGGCGCGCCGGCTGGAGGCGGCGAAGACCGAACAGCTAGCGCCGCTCGATCCGCATATCATCGCCATTGCCGCCGATCATGAGGTGACGGACACCGCCCTTCCTGTCTTCGATCTCGACGATACCGGCGCGATTGCCGACTTCATCGAGAAGACGGTGGGGTTGGTGAGGGTAAACCAAGGATAG